A section of the Sphingomonas ginsenosidivorax genome encodes:
- a CDS encoding L,D-transpeptidase family protein: MHTIISTRILLAAGAAALTLPVAAQAAQGSRPPLTLPSLMPAPATSASPQAAPPILTPAIAMPRLTDAQATQLATLLEADVTGQGLAVLPPTPVTGADSARLIRQALDHARAVHAGRLETADFQEDWGLRPPAYDPLPGFVAAVRADKLAAWFASLPPPYAGYDGLKAGLARYRGLAASGGWGTLAAGPDMNIGTTGARVIALRKRLAVEDRDTTVSGDRYDVGLVDAVRRAQRRYGLNPSGIVSTQTLAALNVPAEARVRQIMANMERWRWLPQVMPSDRIQVNIAAAVLTLFDGDKPIQSMRAVTGRPGDETPMLSSTIHSIVINPPWNVPTSIATRELWPKEKRSPGYLKRAGFKVIDGTRLQQQAGDQSALGRFKFDFANPYSVYLHDTPSRAKFASFDRLASHGCVRLEKPAELAQRLLAGDPAWTPETVAATVDKGDTVRAKLVKPVAVYLLYWTAFASGNGQMNFRNDPYDWDGKLAAKIEARTARQTQVAQTLAAR; this comes from the coding sequence ATGCACACCATCATTTCGACGCGGATCCTTCTGGCGGCCGGGGCCGCAGCCCTGACCTTGCCGGTCGCGGCGCAGGCCGCCCAGGGTAGCCGTCCGCCGCTCACGCTGCCGAGCCTGATGCCCGCGCCCGCGACCTCCGCGTCCCCGCAGGCCGCGCCGCCGATCCTGACGCCCGCGATCGCGATGCCGCGCCTCACCGATGCGCAGGCGACGCAGCTCGCGACCCTGCTCGAGGCCGACGTGACCGGGCAGGGGCTGGCGGTGTTGCCGCCGACGCCGGTCACCGGCGCGGACAGCGCACGACTGATCCGCCAGGCGCTCGACCATGCGCGCGCGGTGCATGCCGGACGGCTGGAGACGGCCGATTTCCAGGAGGACTGGGGCCTGCGTCCGCCGGCGTACGATCCGCTGCCGGGCTTCGTCGCGGCGGTGCGCGCGGACAAGCTGGCGGCGTGGTTCGCATCGCTGCCGCCGCCCTATGCGGGCTATGACGGGCTGAAGGCCGGGCTGGCGCGGTATCGCGGACTGGCCGCGTCGGGCGGCTGGGGTACGCTCGCCGCCGGGCCGGACATGAACATCGGGACGACCGGCGCGCGCGTGATCGCGCTGCGCAAGCGGCTGGCGGTCGAGGACCGCGACACCACTGTCAGCGGCGACCGCTACGATGTCGGGCTGGTCGATGCGGTGCGGCGCGCGCAGCGGCGCTACGGGCTCAACCCCAGCGGGATCGTGTCGACGCAGACGCTGGCTGCGCTCAACGTCCCAGCCGAGGCGCGCGTGCGGCAGATCATGGCGAACATGGAGCGCTGGCGCTGGCTGCCGCAGGTGATGCCGAGCGACCGGATACAGGTGAACATCGCCGCTGCCGTGCTGACTTTGTTCGATGGCGACAAGCCGATCCAGTCGATGCGCGCGGTGACGGGGCGGCCGGGCGACGAGACGCCGATGCTGTCCTCGACGATCCACAGCATCGTGATCAATCCGCCGTGGAACGTGCCGACCTCGATCGCCACCAGAGAGCTGTGGCCGAAGGAGAAGCGCAGCCCGGGCTATCTGAAGCGCGCCGGGTTCAAGGTGATTGACGGCACGCGGCTGCAGCAGCAGGCCGGCGACCAGAGCGCGCTCGGGCGGTTCAAGTTCGACTTCGCCAACCCCTATTCGGTGTATCTGCACGACACGCCGAGCCGCGCGAAGTTCGCGAGTTTCGACCGGTTGGCGAGCCATGGCTGCGTGCGGCTGGAGAAGCCGGCCGAGCTGGCCCAGCGGCTGCTCGCGGGCGATCCCGCCTGGACGCCCGAGACGGTGGCGGCGACGGTCGACAAGGGCGACACGGTGCGGGCGAAGCTGGTCAAGCCGGTCGCGGTCTATCTGCTCTACTGGACCGCGTTCGCGAGCGGCAACGGGCAGATGAACTTCCGCAACGACCCCTATGACTGGGACGGCAAGCTCGCCGCGAAGATCGAGGCGCGCACCGCCCGCCAGACCCAGGTCGCACAGACGCTGGCCGCACGGTAA
- a CDS encoding arylesterase translates to MPLPSPFVLAFGDSLTAGYGLSPQEAFPARLEALLRDRHPAVRVQNAGVSGDTSASGRARLAHVLSTLRQRPDLAILELGANDFLQGLDPVRTRQNLDAMLTSFADSGIPVLLAGMRAPPFLGAAAVPFNAIHPDLAARHGVPLYPFFLDGVIGRRDLTLADGLHPNAIAVAEVARRILPHVEQALAAAGVRAAA, encoded by the coding sequence ATGCCCCTTCCCTCCCCGTTCGTCCTCGCGTTCGGCGACAGCCTCACCGCGGGCTATGGCCTGTCGCCGCAAGAGGCGTTCCCCGCCCGGCTCGAAGCGCTGCTCCGCGATCGCCATCCGGCCGTCCGCGTCCAGAATGCGGGCGTCTCGGGCGACACCAGCGCGAGCGGCCGGGCACGGCTCGCGCACGTGCTGTCGACGCTGCGCCAGCGGCCCGACCTCGCGATCCTCGAACTCGGCGCGAACGATTTCCTTCAGGGGCTCGACCCGGTGCGCACCCGCCAGAACCTCGACGCGATGCTGACGAGCTTCGCCGACAGCGGCATCCCCGTGCTGCTCGCGGGCATGCGCGCGCCGCCGTTCCTCGGCGCCGCCGCCGTCCCGTTCAACGCCATCCATCCCGATCTCGCCGCGCGCCACGGCGTGCCGCTCTACCCCTTCTTCCTCGACGGCGTGATCGGGCGCCGCGACCTGACGCTCGCCGACGGCCTCCACCCGAACGCCATCGCAGTCGCCGAAGTGGCCCGCCGGATCCTGCCGCATGTCGAGCAGGCGCTCGCGGCCGCAGGCGTGCGCGCCGCCGCCTGA
- a CDS encoding alpha-ketoglutarate-dependent dioxygenase AlkB: MQPDLFGPAPVPLVATRADLIDAAEEAELIAAIDATGPTPFRFQGWLGKRLTTSFGWSYDFDRGTMARGLPIPAFLLPVRDRAAAFARVAPDALEQALLIRYDPGAGIGWHRDRPQFEHVVGISLGAPATLRLRRRTDAGFERRALPLVPREAYHLTGEARHDWEHSVAPIDAPRWSITFRSLSDRGRAVAAKASSSE; this comes from the coding sequence ATGCAGCCCGACCTGTTCGGCCCCGCACCCGTCCCTTTGGTCGCGACGCGGGCGGACCTCATCGACGCTGCCGAGGAAGCCGAGCTGATCGCGGCGATCGACGCCACCGGCCCGACCCCGTTCCGGTTCCAGGGGTGGCTCGGCAAGCGGCTGACGACCAGCTTTGGCTGGAGCTATGACTTCGACCGCGGCACGATGGCGCGCGGCCTGCCGATCCCGGCGTTCCTGCTCCCGGTCCGCGACCGCGCCGCGGCGTTCGCGAGGGTGGCGCCCGACGCGCTCGAACAGGCGTTGCTAATCCGCTACGATCCCGGCGCCGGCATCGGCTGGCACCGCGACCGCCCGCAATTCGAGCATGTCGTCGGCATCTCGCTCGGCGCGCCCGCGACGCTCCGCCTGCGCCGGCGGACAGACGCCGGCTTCGAGCGCAGGGCGCTCCCGCTGGTCCCGCGCGAGGCGTATCACCTCACGGGCGAAGCGCGCCACGACTGGGAACACAGCGTCGCGCCGATCGACGCCCCCCGCTGGTCGATCACCTTCCGCAGCCTGTCGGACCGGGGCCGGGCGGTCGCGGCAAAAGCGAGTTCGTCAGAATGA
- a CDS encoding competence/damage-inducible protein A: protein MNEERIWTAALVVIGDEILSGRTQDKNVAQIAAWLNVQGIRLAEVRVVSDRTEAIVEAVNSLRARNDYLFTTGGIGPTHDDITVDAIAEALGVAVEFHPQAMTVLERYYATRGGLTEARARMARVPAGAGLIVNKVSGAPGIHVENIFIMAGVPHITAGMLDALTGTLEGGRPVVSKTIGCWVAESEVADLLRDAEKTHAGVAIGSYPFFRDGRTGANFVVCSPDEALVDTCLANLTRALEAAGFAVVAEGI from the coding sequence ATGAATGAGGAACGCATCTGGACCGCCGCGCTCGTCGTCATCGGCGACGAGATCCTGTCGGGTCGCACGCAGGACAAGAACGTCGCGCAGATCGCGGCGTGGCTGAACGTGCAGGGTATCCGGCTCGCCGAGGTGCGCGTCGTCTCCGACCGGACCGAGGCGATCGTCGAGGCGGTAAACAGCTTGCGGGCGCGCAACGACTATCTGTTCACGACCGGCGGAATCGGGCCGACGCACGACGACATCACCGTCGATGCGATCGCCGAGGCGCTGGGCGTCGCGGTCGAGTTCCATCCGCAGGCGATGACGGTGCTGGAGCGCTATTACGCAACGCGCGGCGGGCTGACCGAGGCGCGGGCGCGGATGGCGCGGGTGCCGGCGGGTGCGGGGCTGATCGTCAACAAGGTGTCGGGGGCGCCCGGGATCCATGTGGAGAACATCTTCATCATGGCGGGGGTGCCGCATATCACCGCGGGGATGCTCGACGCGCTGACGGGGACGCTCGAGGGCGGGCGGCCGGTGGTGTCGAAGACGATCGGGTGCTGGGTCGCCGAGAGCGAGGTCGCGGACCTGCTGCGCGATGCCGAGAAGACGCATGCGGGCGTGGCGATCGGGAGCTATCCGTTCTTTCGCGACGGGCGGACGGGGGCGAATTTCGTGGTGTGCAGCCCCGACGAGGCGCTGGTCGACACCTGCCTGGCGAATTTGACGCGGGCGTTGGAGGCGGCGGGGTTCGCGGTGGTGGCGGAGGGGATCTAG